From the genome of Apus apus isolate bApuApu2 chromosome 19, bApuApu2.pri.cur, whole genome shotgun sequence, one region includes:
- the LOC127392519 gene encoding microtubule nucleation factor SSNA1-like — MSEAGAALRGYSAELRDGLSELRARREELNGRIREEEAERTRLQGQVWALSERLARTSESLARHLAARSELDRTIAETEATYGQILESSQTLLDALKKGIENAGKASEPQSTSKEKEEAAHGQKHY; from the exons ATGAGCGAGGCCGGGGCCGCGCTGCGGGGCTACAGCGCGGAGCTGCGGGACg GGCTGTCCGAGCTCCGCGCCCGGCGGGAGGAGCTGAACGGGCGGATCCGGGAGGAGGAGGCGGAGCGGACGCGGCTGCAGGGGCAGGTCTGGGCGCTGAGCGAGCGGCTGGCCCGCACCAGCGAGAGCCTGGCCCGGCACCTGGCCGCGCGCAGCGAGCTGGACCGGACCATCGCCGAGACCGAGGCGACCTACGGGCAG aTTCTGGAGAGTTCTCAGACATTGCTAGATGCCCTAAAGAAAGGAATTGAGAATGCTGGCAAAGCCAGTGAGCCACAAagcacttcaaaagaaaaagaagaagcagcacATGGACAAAAGCATTACTGA